A genomic region of Rhea pennata isolate bPtePen1 chromosome 14, bPtePen1.pri, whole genome shotgun sequence contains the following coding sequences:
- the LOC134146821 gene encoding protocadherin beta-8-like has product MGVGAGARQRQYFLPSFLLLLLLLTGTPAPRPAAGQLRYAVPEELEHGAFVANLGEDLGLDVSTLSARRFRIVSRAGARQHLEVNLENGILFVNERIDREEVCEAGGTCLLHLQLLVESPLELYRIEVEVQDINDHAPTFPWREYVLEVAESAVPGARFPLESAHDPDMGTNSVRTYQLSPNGFFSLEVQTRSDASKFAELVLEHALDREQQRTHRVLLTALDGGVPERSGTAHILVTVLDANDNVPAFDQPSYGVSLPEDAPAGTLVIQLNATDLDEGSNGEIEYSFSGHAPPHVRDLFRVEPRSGQVLLKGPLDYERASLHELYVQAKDRGPSAIAVHCRVLVHLLDVNDNAPEVTLTSVSTPVLEDAPPGTVIAVISVLDRDSGENGRVSCEVSPDVPFELRSSFHNYYTLVTTEELDREAVPEYNVSITARDMGSPALLTRSTLTVPVSDVNDNAPRFLQPSYSVYVMENNAPGASICSVSALDPDCQQNAYLSYSIADGHIHGMPVGTYVSINSDSGHMYALRSLDYEQIRSFQIQVQAQDAGFPPLSANVTVHVFVLDQNDNAPVIVSPMPRNGSVATELVPRSAGPGYLVGTVSAVDADAGLNSRLSYQLLQATDFTLFSVAPDTGELRTLRSFLEQDATRQRLVVQVRDGGQPALSATVSILLSVVENMPQTLSDFSDFSLPPEASSSSPLTLYLLVSLGSVSLTFLLAILILTAVRCRGEQHSWRGGGCSPPHCRCCPGPGTSSDGLKMSNLAAQLPAGTVPTACLDVPGGGPPGYCYKVCLSPESAQSDFMFLKPCSPPRNNEKDPGNLPAPGKQSQTSQQLQVSKQIKQPNTDWLPPGMQRPTLKSSQSLEDMGEIHRALQKEHERLCTLMTPVSEFQKASAGTNSIWTPRYGPLYPGHIPALDYQHNVYIPGTPTLLSSKDGPLFLGREDKNSFSTFGKRKKMTTYCDMHDNVVINNDLK; this is encoded by the exons ATGGGGGTCGGAGCAGGCGCCAGGCAGAGGCAGTacttcctcccctccttcctcctcctcctcctcctcctgacCGGGACCCCGGCCCCACGCCCCGCTGCCGGGCAGCTGCGCTACGCAGTGCCAGAGGAGCTGGAGCACGGCGCTTTCGTGGCCAACCTCGGGGAGGATCTGGGGCTGGACGTGTCCACGCTGTCAGCGCGGCGGTTCCGCATCGTGTCGCGGGCCGGTGCCCGGCAGCACCTGGAGGTGAACCTCGAGAACGGGATCCTCTTCGTGAATGAGCGGATCGACCGGGAGGAGGTGTGCGAGGCCGGGGGGACCTGCCTGCTCCACCTACAGCTACTCGTCGAGAGCCCGCTAGAGCTTTACCGCATCGAGGTGGAGGTGCAGGACATCAACGACCATGCACCCACCTTCCCCTGGCGGGAGTACGTGCTGGAGGTGGCTGAATCTGCTGTGCCTGGTGCTCGCTTCCCACTTGAGAGTGCCCACGACCCTGACATGGGCACCAACTCTGTGCGCACCTACCAGCTCAGCCCTAATGGTTTCTTCTCCCTCGAGGTGCAGACGCGCAGTGACGCCAGCAAGTttgcagagctggtgctggagcATGCCCTGGATCGTGAGCAGCAACGCACACACCGGGTGCTGCTCACTGCCCTCGATGGTGGTGTCCCTGAGCGCTCAGGCACAGCACACATCCTTGTCACGGTGTTGGATGCCAACGACAATGTGCCTGCCTTTGACCAGCCTTCATATGGAGTGAGCCTGCCTGAGGATGCCCCTGCTGGCACCCTGGTCATCCAGCTCAATGCCACTGACTTGGATGAGGGCTCCAACGGGGAGATTGAGTACTCGTTCAGTGGGCATGCACCACCTCATGTCCGTGATCTCTTCCGTGTGGAGCCCCGCAGTGGCCAGGTGTTGCTGAAGGGCCCTTTGGACTATGAGCGTGCCAGCCTCCACGAACTCTATGTGCAAGCCAAGGATCGTGGGCCCTCGGCCATTGCTGTACACTGCCGGGTTCTCGTGCACCTCCTTGATGTGAATGACAATGCACCAGAGGTGACCCTCACCTCTGTGTCCACACCCGTGCTGGAGGATGCCCCACCTGGCACTGTCATTGCTGTCATCAGTGTTCTTGACCGGGACTCTGGGGAGAATGGACGTGTGAGCTGTGAGGTCAGCCCCGATGTGCCCTTTGAGCTTCGTTCCTCCTTCCACAACTACTACACTCTGGTCACCACGGAAGAACTGGACCGAGAGGCTGTGCCCGAGTACAATGTGAGCATCACAGCACGGGACATGGGCTCACCTGCTTTGCTGACCCGCAGCACCCTTACTGTCCCCGTGTCTGATGTGAATGACAATGCGCCACGCTTTCTCCAGCCCTCTTACAGCGTCTATGTGATGGAGAACAATGCACCAGGAGCCTCCATCTGCTCTGTCAGTGCATTGGACCCTGACTGCCAGCAGAATGCCTACCTATCCTACTCCATTGCTGACGGGCACATCCATGGCATGCCTGTGGGCACCTACGTGTCTATCAACTCAGACAGCGGGCACATGTATGCCCTGCGCTCGCTTGATTATGAGCAGATCCGCAGCTTTCAGATCCAAGTGCAAGCACAGGATGCAGGTTTCCCCCCACTCAGTGCTAATGTCACTGTTCATGTCTTTGTGCTGGACCAAAATGACAATGCACCTGTCATCGTTTCACCCATGCCACGCAATGGCTCAGTGGCCACTGAGCTGGTGCCAAGATCAGCTGGGCCTGGCTACCTGGTGGGCACAGTGTCAGCAGTGGATGCGGATGCAGGGCTGAACTCCCGCCTCTCCTACCAGCTCCTTCAGGCCACTGACTTCACCCTCTTCAGTGTGGCACCAGACACAGGTGAGCTGCGCACGCTCCGCTCCTTTCTGGAGCAGGATGCAACCCGGCAGAGACTGGTGGTGCAGGTGCGAGATGGTGGACAGCCAGCCCTCTCAGCCACCGTGTCCATCCTGCTCTCAGTGGTAGAGAACATGCCCCAGACCCTCTCCGACTTCAGTGACTTCAGCCTCCCCCCTGAGGCTTCCTCATCCTCCCCACTCACCCTCTACCTCCTTGTCTCCCTGGGCTCAGTCTCCCTCACCTTCCTCCTTGCCATCCTCATTCTCACAGCCGTCCGATGCCGTGGGGAGCAGCACTCCTGGCGAGGTGGTGGCTGCTCACCACCTCACTGCCGCTGCTGCCCCGGGCCTGGCACCTCCTCCGATGGCCTCAAGATGTCGAATcttgcagcacagctccctgcGGGCACAGTGCCCACCGCCTGCCTGGATGTGCCTGGTGGGGGCCCGCCAGGCTACTGCTACAAGGTTTGCCTCAGCCCTGAGTCTGCACAGAGTGACTTCATGTTCCTCAAGCCCTGCAGCCCACCCCGGAACAATGAGAAAGATCCTGGGAACCTCCCAGCTCCCGGGAAGCAGTCCCAAACCAGCCAGCAGCTCCAGGTCTCTAAGCAG ATCAAACAGCCCAACACAGACTGGCTGCCTCCAGGCATGCAGCGACCTACCCTGAAGAG ctCCCAGAGCCTGGAAGACATGGGGGAAATCCACAGAGCCCTCCAGAAGGAGCATGAGAGGCTGTGCACGCTGATGACCCCTGTTTCTG AATTTCAGAAAGCCTCAGCAGGCACCAACAGCATCTGGACACCCCGGTATGGCCCCCTGTACCCAGGGCACATACCAGCCCTGGATTATCAACACAATGTTTACATACCCGGCACTCCTACCCTACTTTCCAGCAAAGATGGGCCTCTCTTCCTGGGCCGGGAAGACAAGAACAGCTTTTCCACCTTTGGCAAGAGGAAGAAGATGACAACCTACTGTGACATGCATGACAATGTGGTTATCAACAATGACCTAAAATAG
- the LOC134146986 gene encoding protocadherin alpha-13-like yields MGFWEPPGLLGRAVLRVLVLQAAWALGGSQLRYSVPEEAEGGTVVGRLAQDLGLEAGELEARRLRLVAKGRRASVEVSGASGALVVSSRLDREELCGKSAPCALRLEVLLERPLRVFHVELEVTDINDNAPLFPAARKNLSVAESLTLPGSRFPLEGASDADIGANAQLSYKLSPSEHFALERQQSEDYRESLFLVLSKALDREAMPVHRLLLTASDGGRPSLSGTMELVISVLDVNDNAPEFNQSVYKVQVAENAAEGTLVLRISATDPDEGMNSEVMFTASNGFPASAMDLFVLDPSTGQMRLAGPLDFEDVRLYEIQVEAKDKGSPPLSGHCKVVVEVLDVNDNAPEVWVTSLSVPVPEDAALGTVVALLSVSDRDSGANGRVRCAVWPAAPFGLVATFEGSYSLVLREALDRERVAEYEVEVRAEDGGAPPLRARRGLRVPVSDVNDNAPAFAQAVYTVLARENNAAGAELARLWARDPDEAGNGRVSYSLAEGVAGGASRSASSYVSVEAESGRLWALQPLDYEEVQVLQFEVRAVDAGEPALCGNATVQLFVVDENDNAPALLPPAGGGAGPWAGGASGSASAGPSASASLWAWAAWGWPAGQVVAKIRAVDADSGYNAWLRYELREPRGKGAFRVGLYSGEVSTARALEEADGPGQTLLIVVRDHGEPARSATATLSVSLGEGGEAALAAAGAGSASLGLRPAAGAEGGGGGAAATATNVWLVVAICAVSSLFLLALVLYGAWRWAPRAAVLSGPGPATLVCASEVGSWSYSQRQSRSLCVADGAGKSDLMVFSPNFPPPAGGAAKETPQDPPALLDTVSGTFFSPPLPPFRLP; encoded by the coding sequence ATGGGCTTTTGGGAGCCACCCGGGCTGCTCGGGAGAGCAGTGCTGcgggtgctggtgctgcaggcGGCCTGGGCTctgggcggcagccagctgcgCTACTCGGTGCCGGAGGAGGCCGAGGGCGGCACGGTGGTGGGTCGCCTGGCGCAGGACCTGGGCCTGGAGGCGGGCGAGCTGGAGGCGCGTCGGCTGCGGCTGGTGGCGAAGGGCCGGCGGGCGAGCGTGGAGGTgagcggggcgagcggggcgctGGTGGTGAGCTCGCGGCTGGACCGGGAGGAGCTGTGCGGGAAGAGCGCGCCGTGCGCCCTGCGCCtggaggtgctgctggagcGGCCGCTGCGCGTCTTTCACGTGGAGCTGGAGGTCACCGACATCAACGACAACGCGCCGCTCTTCCCCGCCGCCCGCAAAAACCTCAGTGTCGCGGAGTCCTTAACGCTGCCGGGCTCGCGCTTCCCGCTGGAGGGCGCGTCGGACGCAGATATCGGAGCCAACGCGCAGCTCTCCTACAAACTCAGCCCGAGCGAGCATTTCGCTCTAGAGAGGCAGCAGAGTGAAGACTACCGAGAATCGTTATTTCTGGTGCTGTCGAAGGCTCTAGACCGGGAGGCGATGCCTGTGCACCGGCTGCTGCTGACGGCGAGTGACGGGGGCAGACCGTCGCTGTCGGGCACCATGGAGCTGGTGATCTCGGTGCTGGATGTGAACGACAATGCACCCGAGTTCAACCAGTCGGTCTATAAAGTGCAGGTGGCAGAGAACGCTGCAGAGGGAACACTGGTTTTGCGCATCAGCGCCACGGATCCGGACGAAGGAATGAACAGCGAAGTTATGTTCACTGCAAGCAACGGCTTTCCTGCCAGTGCAATGGACCTGTTCGTGCTAGATCCAAGCACAGGGCAGATGAGGCTCGCGGGTCCCCTGGATTTTGAGGACGTTCGTCTATACGAGATACAAGTGGAAGCGAAAGACAAGGGTTCGCCTCCGTTGTCGGGACACTGCaaggtggtggtggaggtgcTGGACGTGAACGACAACGCGCCGGAGGTGTGGGTGACGTCGCTGTCGGTGCCGGTGCCGGAGGACGCGGCGCTGGGCACGGTGGTGGCGCTGCTGAGCGTGTCGGACCGGGACTCGGGGGCGAACGGGCGCGTGCGGTGCGCGGTGTGGCCGGCGGCGCCGTTCGGGCTGGTGGCGACGTTCGAGGGCTCGTACTCGCTGGTGCTGCGGGAGGCGCTGGACCGAGAGCGGGTGGCGGAGTACGAGGTGGAGGTGCGGGCGGAGGacggcggggcgccgccgctgcgcgccAGGCGCGGGCTGCGGGTGCCGGTGTCGGACGTGAACGACAACGCGCCGGCGTTCGCGCAGGCCGTGTACACGGTGCTGGCGCGGGAGAACAacgcggcgggcgcggagctgGCGCGGCTGTGGGCGCGGGACCCGGACGAGGCGGGCAACGGGCGCGTGAGCTACTCGCTGGCGGAGGGCGTGGCGGGGGGGGCGTCGCGCTCGGCGTCGAGCTACGTGTCGGTGGAGGCGGAGAGCGGGCGTCTGTGGGCGCTGCAGCCCTTGGACTACGAGGAGGTGCAGGTGCTGCAGTTCGAGGTGCGCGCGGTGGACGCGGGGGAGCCGGCGCTGTGCGGCAACGCCACGGTGCAGCTCTTCGTCGTGGACGAGAACGACAAcgcgccggcgctgctgccgccggcgggcggcggcgcggggccctgGGCGGGCGGCGCGTCGGGGTCGGCGTCGGCGGGGCCGTCGGCGTCGGCGTCGCTGTGGGCGTGGGCGGCGTGGGGGTGGCCGGCGGGGCAGGTGGTGGCGAAGATCCGCGCGGTGGACGCGGACTCGGGCTACAACGCGTGGCTGCGCTACGAGctgcgggagccgcggggcaAGGGCGCGTTCCGCGTGGGGCTGTACAGCGGCGAGGTGAGCACGGCGCGGGCGCTGGAGGAGGCGGACGGCCCGGGGCAGACGCTGCTCATCGTGGTGCGGGACCACGGCGAGCCGGCGCGCTCGGCCACGGCCACGCTGAGCGTGTCGCTGGGCgagggcggcgaggcggcgctggcggcggcgggcgcgggctcGGCGTCGCtggggctgcggccggcggcgggcgccgagggcggcgggggcggcgcggcggcgacGGCGACGAACGTGTGGCTGGTGGTGGCCATCTGCGCGGTGTCGAGCCTCTTCCTGCTGGCGCTGGTGCTGTACGGGGCGTGGCGgtgggcgccgcgggcggccgtgCTCTCGGGGCCCGGGCCGGCGACGCTGGTGTGCGCCAGCGAAGTGGGCAGCTGGTCGTACTCGCAGCGGCAGAGCCGGAGCCTGTGCGTGGCGGACGGCGCGGGCAAGAGCGACCTCATGGTTTTCAGCCCCAACttcccgccgcccgccggcggcgcggcgaaGGAGACGCCGCAGGATCCGCCCGCTCTGCTGGACACGGTCAGTggcactttcttttctcctcccctcccacccttCCGCCTGCCCTGA